TCACATTACATATTGTGTTCACaaaacaatactgtaacatcGACATAACTATTGTGGAAAGTTCTGATCTATACCTTTTGGAAATAAGGAATCTAAGGGAGCCGAAAAGAGAATTCCTATTGTACCCATTAAACATACAACTGAAAAGAAAACTAATAAAATCCTGTCGAACACGATCGCCACAAATTTCCATTCTTCTTTTATCTGAGATGAAAATATAGACaacaatttattataattagtACTGATGATGTGGATGAATttgatgatttaaatattgAGATATAACGATTTCTTAAATTATAGTTTGTTGAATATAATCCCTTACATTTCCCGTCCACCTTTTGTCTCTTTTCTGTTTTTTAATTGCGATGTTAAACCATGCACAAGTCAAGATATGTTTGAACAGataatatggattatatacacGAGTCGTTCCAATCATGTCAACTGGTATGTCGGTCAACTCTAATCATATCTACTGCTATGTCTGTCAACCCTCTCTTATCATATCAACCAGTATGTCTGTCAACTCTCTCTAATACTTTCAACTGGTATGTCTGTCAACTCTCTAATATTTTCAACTACAATGTCTGTCAACTCTCTCTAATACTTTCAACTGGTATGTCTGTCAACTCTCTCTAATACTTTCAACTGGTATGTCTGTCAACTCTCTCTAATACTTTCAACTGGTATGTCTGTCAACTCTCTCTAATACTTTCAACTGGTATGTCTGTCAACTCTCTCTAATACGTTCAACTGGTATGTCTGTCAACTCTAATATTTTCAACTGCAATGTCTGTCAACTCTCTCTAATACTTTCAACTGGTATGTCTGTCAACTCTAATATTTTCAACTGCAATGTCTGTCTACTCTCTCTAATACTTTCAACTGGTATGTCTGTCAACTCTCTCTAATACTTTCAACTGGTATGTCTGTCAACTCTAATATTTTCAACTGCAATGTCTGTCAACTCTCTCTAATACTTTCAACTGGTATGTCTGTCAACTCTCTCTAATACTTTCAACTGGTATGTCTGTCTACTCTCTCTAATACTTTCAACTGGTATGTCTGTCTACTCTCTCTAATATTTTCAACTGCAATGTCTGTCAACTCTCTCTAATACTTTCAACTGGTATGTCTGTCTACTCTCTCTAATACTTTCAACTGGTATGTCTGTCTACTCTCTCTAATATTTTCAACTGCAATGTCTGTCTACTCTCTCTAATATTTTCAACTGCAATGTCTGTCAACTCTCTCTAATACTTTCAACTGGTATGTCTGTCTACTCTCTCTAATACTTTCAACTGGTATGTCTGTCTACTCTCTCTAATACTTTCAACTGGTATGTCTGTCTACTCTCTCTAATATTTTCAACTGCAATGTCTGTCTACTCTCTCTAATACTTTCAACTGTTATGCACATAATTTTTCTGACATATTCAACAGTTGTTTTTATTATACTTACCGCGTCATCCGCTGACTTTTCTTCCATCGACTTGAGAATAACTTGCAAACAGTTACTAACATGTCTCTCAAAGTCACTTGAATTTGATCGTGATGTGTGCCTCAAGTTGCTGCTCCGTTTcttttgtgaaatgtttgctGAGATTGCATTGCTTTCGTATGAACGATCTTTCGCATATAAATTGGGAACGTTAACATTGTTTGAGTTACCAGAAAAACGCTTCAACGGAACATCTTCAGGGTTTGTTTCCTTTGCAAGTTTTGTCCTCGGCAGCCAGATTGCTTTGCCACCGTGAGGGCGCGTGTCTTTCCCTTTAACATAACTTTTGTAATCCTGATCTCTCTTACGTCTACGTAACACACTTGTGAGTCCTTCAAAATCAACTTCATCTTTATCGGATGACATCGTCGGTTTATCCCCCTTTATCCTCTTAGGATGCATACACAGAAATTTTGGAGCGATTCTGACGAAAACTGTCCTTACCCAACGAGGAACTGGTCTCTTGGACACTGGTCCTCTTTGTATATTCAGTACAAAGGCCGTCATGATAACAGATAACACAACTAAGGTCATATTGAAGAGTAGGTATCGAGAAATCATGGGAATTGGTGAAGATGTTGGGGGCATAATATCAGCCACAAGTAGGTTGAATACATGAAAAGCCAACAGAATAGATATACTTAAAGATATCTTCTCACCACAATCAGGAGGTAGATAAAACACAACAAGGGTAAGTACAGACAACATTAAACAAGGAACGATCAGGTTGATGACGTAATAGGTCGGTTTTCGCGCCAAAACAATATCAAAGTAAGCGATTGGAAAGGCGTCATCGATTTCCTGATAATACTCTTGATCTTTCCATGCTGTTGAATTGGATATTGTCcactctctattttctatgtaATTCTCGATGGTCACGTGATCATTCATAAGGACCACATCAAGTTCAGAATTCACATATGCCCAGGTTCCAAATTTCATGGTACAGTATTGCTTGTCAAATGGAAAATGTTCCATATTCATAACACACGGAAGTTTATATATTCCAGGAGTCACTGCAACAACTACTCCGTTACTGAACACACGACAAGTTATTGTAGGGTCCGTTACTTTGGGGTACTGTTGACGTTGTAAGTCTGCGCTAGAAGAAACCGAATAGATAATTAACACAAGATTAGAAACGGTCCAAATTATATGTAGCAGCTACATAGCAACAAAATAATATGTAGTAGCTACACAGCAACAAAATAATATGTAGTAGCTACATAGCAACAAAATAGTATGTAGTAGATACATAGCAACAAAATAATATGTAGTAGCTACATGCGTCTAGcaacaaaattatattaataGCTACatagaaacaaaataatattaatagcTACGTAGCAACAAAATTATGTTAGTAGCTACATAGCAACAAATTATTTGTAGTAGTTACATAgcaacaaaataatatattgacATACAAGGGAAGACTTTTACCTCTTATAAAGTGCCATGTCTGAATACCAAAGTTTTTTCAAAGGTATTACTAATGACGTTTTATTGCCATAATCACTTGCATTCCAAGTCAACCGATAATCCTTCCATTCCTACAACAACAAAAGAACACATATTTATCATCTGACAAAATAAGTGCTGAtaacaaatacacatatttatcATCTGACAAAATAACAGTGCTGATAACAAATACACAGTTATCATCTGACAAAATAAGTGCTGATAACAAATACACAGTTGTCATCTGACAAAATAAGTGCTGATAACAAATACACAGTTATCATCTGACAAAATAACAGTGCTGATAACAAGTACATAGTTATCATCTGACAAAATAACAGTGCTGATAACAAATACACAGTTATCATCTGACAAAATAACAGTGCTGATAACAAGTACATAGTTATCATCTGACAAAATAACAATGCTgataacaaatacaaacatttatcaTCTGACAAAATAACAGTGCTgataacaaatacaaacatttgaaatgatgtATTTCAATGTAATTGTTTGTAATTATGCATAGCTTACAGATAGTTCCATGGTATATTCAAAACCGTTAATTGGCGTATAGGATATTATACAAGTACCGTGGTATATTTGATATCAGGTTATTAGGCCCTCTAACTATATCAATTGACAATGTCGATATCAGGTTAATAGGTCTCTTTCTATTTGTTGCATACTGCATCTGCGACAAGACTGATTGATTATATTTTGGTGGTGAGCTGATTACGGATTTCCGTTGTATTGAAGGGTTTGCTGAAGCCATGGGCATTTCGCAACGGCGATCAAATTCAAACTCTTGGAGGCACTCACTTTAAGGAGAAATGCTAGCTGTTTGCCGAGGTGTGCGCCTCTAGTAAGACATTGTTTGGTGTGGATGACCTTGTCACAGTTATACTTAGTTGGAAAGGTCAGTCACAGGTGAGAGTAAACCCAATTCCCATCCCCGTCACCATAAAATCATTCACAATGTTATGAGAGTAAACCCAATTCCCATATCCCCGTCACCATAAAATCATTCACAATGTTACGATACAAACACCATCACATTGCAAAGTACGCCACTCGTGTTTGTTGAATTGCGTGTTCGTCATAGAGACACATAATGTGTGATAAAATCCCTTTGGTGTAGTAGGATCCCATAGGTAATATCAAATCACGTGATAGCTATAGATTTGTATTCGTCACCGCGTCTATAAATATGAGGATATACTGTTACTGCCAACACTGTATGACtgtatgaatgtatgatatatatgtcaACGGTGTTGTTATTTACATACCTGATATATCCACAAACTGCAGCTAATGATTTGATTCCTGACATCCTGGTGATAAAATTAGACAACACAATGAAACTGTATAGTATAAAAAAcatgtaaacacaaacacaaacacaaacacaaacacaaacacaaacacaaacacaaacacaaacacaaacacaaacacaaacacaaacacacttcCAAAGTCCATATGTATTTCATTAATGAAACCAATGTCAAGTTTGTGACAGAAGTTCTGATTTTTGCCTCCTCTTTAGGTATTACTATCATTCTACAGTATTACCTTATACACTTTACTGGgcaaacaaaacaacattagAAGTAACTGGATATGAGATCCTTATCAATGCTGACCGGTCATTCCAACTGAGTGACACAACAgcaacacacacatgcacagttAGGTACTAAGACATACACAGAGCAACTGAAGTTTTGATGAAGCCACAGAAGTTTACTCAACATCGACATTTTAAGATCAGTGTAACAAAGAAATGCAAAAAAACTTTGAACAAATCACAGCTCAACTTCCTAGTCTATAGAAACAGTACATTTTAAATACAAACCAATTGCAATCTTTAATGTTTACTTCATAATTATAActtttactgcaacaacaaatgtagaaactgttccaaatgaatgaaaacatcaatgtttgtcataaaataaaaaaaatatagaaaccATAACTTTATAACGAACCAAACAATTAATATATACctcaaaatcaaatatttcagGCGACAACAAATTTAGAGACCAAATCAAGCCCAAAAATTCACTGATAAGTAGAGCTTTGATTTTTAGGTAAAAGTTATAGTTTTGGATTCTAACTTATGtaaaactacaaactaaacCTTTAACATTTACCACAACATCAAAGCTCTACTTGTCAGTGTAATTTAGTCTGGTATAATTACACTTGTAAACATGGCTTGCATTGGTTGTGTAAGAAAAACTAAAACTTAATCTACAGGAGTTAGAAACTAAAATGTTAGATTTCTGTCAATGATTGCTATGGATACATTATGTACTTCAGGTATATGGATCATACCATTACGAAGTACAGTATATGAAATACAATTTTGTACACAAGAATAACAACTTCATCTTATTATAATTCAAATCACATACGGCATGAACTATTTGTTGATCACTGAACTCAGTATTGAAATACTTGTATTATTGTCtctattcatacatgtacttcgAATGATTTAGTGTGTCATCTAAATCATTCGAAGAACAAGTAGCACCCCGTTTACAAAATGAAGTCATCGATCCGTCAGAAAATAGTTCATCATGTTTGCTCAAAAGTTGTGAGAGTTGGAACAAATTACTCGACATGTGATAGTTTCTAGGTTTCATCATTATTTCAAGCTCAAATGCTTGTACGACATAAATCATTGACTTTGCCCTTGGCTTTCCCATTGACTTGCAAGGGTAGACAATACCTTCTGTAAATGCTATACCAAATAAAGTACTGTTGTCTTcacttggtacatgtaattcctTCATCCTCTGATTTGCAAGCCGAtgactgtctgtgtgtctgtgtgtcagtcagtcagtcagtctgtctgtctgtctgtctgtctgtctgtctgtctgtctgtctgtctgtctgtctgtctgtctgtctgtctgtctgtctgtctgtctgtctgtctgtctgtctgtctgtccgtccgtccgtccgtccgtccgtccgtccgtccgtccgtccgtccgtccgtccgtccgtccgtccgtctatctgtgtttctgtttgtgtcatcaaatttggtacatgtactgttagGAATAATGGCTGGAACTGATTAGTTTTTaacgagatctgttcatgttaattaggtaaatttgcatatcaatgaaatcgactaattaagcaatatcttgtTGATTGTTAATTAGATTCGTGTGTAAGTTGCTTGGTACATTGATAACGATAAAATAAAGTTTGAAAGCTCGACAAAACTTAGTTCGTAATATATGTCTGACTTTCAAATCACAATTTGATTTCTAGTATATGAATTTAAGACAAAGCGGAAGGCTGCCCTCAGCGGCCGTCCCCTGTCACTGCCTGCGCTAGCGTTTCAATCagaccttggagtaattattcTGTACGATTATTCCAAGATCAGACCAAATCCGAAACGTTATTgagtatacatatactatatactatatatttagaTC
The Glandiceps talaboti chromosome 23, keGlaTala1.1, whole genome shotgun sequence genome window above contains:
- the LOC144452786 gene encoding neuronal acetylcholine receptor subunit alpha-3-like — protein: MNDKPLHSVAEKRDLGVLIQNSLETSHHCAAAAKEANRSLGVTCNDDEERLQNDLFKEYKRLVCPTPNSSTPLIVQFGVSLTHLLDVEWKDYRLTWNASDYGNKTSLVIPLKKLWYSDMALYKSADLQRQQYPKVTDPTITCRVFSNGVVVAVTPGIYKLPCVMNMEHFPFDKQYCTMKFGTWAYVNSELDVVLMNDHVTIENYIENREWTISNSTAWKDQEYYQEIDDAFPIAYFDIVLARKPTYYVINLIVPCLMLSVLTLVVFYLPPDCGEKISLSISILLAFHVFNLLVADIMPPTSSPIPMISRYLLFNMTLVVLSVIMTAFVLNIQRGPVSKRPVPRWVRTVFVRIAPKFLCMHPKRIKGDKPTMSSDKDEVDFEGLTSVLRRRKRDQDYKSYVKGKDTRPHGGKAIWLPRTKLAKETNPEDVPLKRFSGNSNNVNVPNLYAKDRSYESNAISANISQKKRSSNLRHTSRSNSSDFERHVSNCLQVILKSMEEKSADDAIKEEWKFVAIVFDRILLVFFSVVCLMGTIGILFSAPLDSLFPKGIDQNFPQ